The following are encoded together in the Candidatus Aramenus sp. CH1 genome:
- a CDS encoding radical SAM protein: MRPIYFYAPALKRYETSYISSETGWKAISVTGNSCAFNCSHCETKILNTMADGSTREKFEKELEVASKLGGIILSGGSTARGDVPIWKYTDVLKRYNNMTIIAHTGVVKSEEVARKFKEAGVKIALLDMVGDDKTIKEFLRQPFTVDDYLNSFRFLKSQGIKIVPHVIMGMSLEGEDGDLRAIELLKEVKPDAVIIVGLMPLLNKPMKVPSPFHLVNGLKKARDLFDDVPIMLGCARPRGTKYLEVERFAVDYEIDGIAFPEEETIEYARGRREVKLSNACCGNVVYDFISRVST, from the coding sequence ATGAGGCCTATTTACTTCTACGCACCTGCCTTAAAGAGGTACGAGACCTCCTACATCTCGTCGGAGACGGGATGGAAGGCCATCTCAGTGACTGGGAACAGCTGTGCCTTCAATTGCTCCCACTGCGAGACGAAGATCTTGAACACAATGGCGGATGGTTCAACTAGGGAGAAGTTTGAAAAGGAGCTGGAGGTGGCATCCAAGCTGGGGGGTATCATTCTCTCTGGAGGCTCCACGGCTAGGGGGGACGTCCCCATCTGGAAGTACACGGATGTCTTGAAGAGGTACAACAACATGACCATAATAGCCCACACGGGAGTGGTTAAGAGCGAGGAGGTTGCTAGGAAGTTCAAGGAGGCTGGGGTGAAGATAGCGCTCCTAGACATGGTGGGGGACGACAAGACCATAAAGGAGTTCCTGAGGCAACCCTTCACCGTTGATGATTACTTGAACTCATTCCGCTTCCTCAAGTCTCAAGGCATAAAGATAGTCCCTCACGTGATAATGGGCATGAGTCTAGAGGGAGAAGATGGAGACCTTAGGGCAATTGAGCTCTTAAAGGAGGTTAAGCCAGACGCCGTGATAATTGTAGGGCTCATGCCCCTACTCAACAAGCCAATGAAGGTACCCTCCCCCTTCCACCTTGTGAACGGGTTAAAGAAGGCAAGGGACCTCTTTGACGACGTGCCAATAATGCTTGGCTGTGCTAGGCCCAGGGGCACCAAGTACTTAGAGGTGGAGAGGTTTGCAGTTGACTACGAGATCGACGGGATAGCCTTCCCAGAAGAGGAAACTATTGAGTACGCAAGGGGAAGGAGGGAGGTAAAGTTAAGCAACGCCTGT
- a CDS encoding lipoate--protein ligase: protein MQTFRFLVERGSQAKILAGEEALLDSVSSGADPILRFVIFDPTAVLLGYHQAVDLEVNLEEVKKRSWEVGRRPTGGGTIIMGPFQLGWEIYFKTREDPIQLGAKGVINTLKKLNLDARFRPKNDVEINGRKISGIGAFSIGDFVAVTGTIILDFNVDDMVATLKLSSEKMKDKVVKDYRERVTWVNRELKTPIEMSQLIPLAREGFEEALGVKLVDADYTPQEKEEIERLALKYASPEWVFNARQTLKGNIRQAEMKFPGGLVKVQAKVTGRIIEAVLITGDFFVEPRRAIYDLEARLKWSKVEDVQREVEEWFKGVKILGITKDDLVKVIMEAVK, encoded by the coding sequence ATGCAAACTTTTAGATTTTTAGTCGAGAGGGGCTCCCAAGCAAAGATACTGGCAGGAGAGGAGGCACTCCTGGACTCGGTGTCGTCAGGGGCAGACCCAATTCTACGCTTTGTGATCTTTGACCCAACCGCAGTACTCTTGGGCTACCACCAAGCTGTAGACCTAGAGGTGAACTTGGAGGAGGTAAAGAAGAGGAGCTGGGAGGTAGGCAGGAGGCCTACCGGGGGAGGAACTATCATAATGGGCCCCTTCCAGCTGGGCTGGGAGATATACTTCAAGACGAGGGAAGACCCCATCCAGCTGGGGGCAAAAGGGGTAATAAACACTCTAAAGAAGTTGAACCTAGACGCTAGGTTTAGGCCCAAGAACGACGTCGAGATAAACGGGAGGAAGATTAGCGGTATAGGGGCCTTCTCCATTGGCGACTTCGTGGCGGTTACCGGCACGATCATCCTAGACTTCAACGTGGACGACATGGTAGCGACCCTCAAGCTCAGCTCAGAGAAGATGAAGGACAAGGTGGTTAAGGACTACAGGGAGAGGGTAACTTGGGTAAACAGGGAGCTGAAGACTCCAATAGAGATGTCCCAGCTCATTCCTCTAGCGAGGGAGGGCTTTGAGGAGGCTCTTGGGGTAAAGCTGGTTGACGCCGATTACACTCCACAGGAGAAGGAGGAAATAGAGAGGCTCGCCTTGAAGTACGCCTCCCCGGAGTGGGTCTTCAACGCTAGACAGACCCTTAAGGGGAACATAAGGCAGGCAGAGATGAAGTTTCCAGGGGGGCTGGTGAAGGTTCAAGCAAAGGTCACTGGGAGGATCATAGAGGCAGTGCTCATCACTGGGGACTTCTTTGTGGAGCCTAGGAGGGCGATCTACGACCTCGAGGCGAGGCTGAAGTGGAGCAAAGTGGAGGACGTGCAGAGGGAAGTAGAGGAATGGTTTAAGGGAGTCAAGATCCTCGGGATAACCAAGGACGACCTGGTTAAGGTAATAATGGAGGCGGTAAAATGA
- a CDS encoding HAD family hydrolase, giving the protein MKYAVWLDGVVLDVDLTDQLYEAYKGKSGVQLKYTEKVHEDWWRFYEKVKGNVIVLSPYNKETTEKLLSAIGLREEFTYNKGKTKPSREAMKDVNEDPLNLVVIGTSPLDLLSARFFDSRIKVVCVSRYRDCSKYSPYLQEPNLDKAYESMRRLKLI; this is encoded by the coding sequence ATGAAATACGCCGTCTGGCTTGACGGAGTCGTGCTGGACGTTGACTTGACAGACCAGCTTTACGAGGCGTATAAGGGGAAATCAGGGGTTCAGTTGAAGTACACAGAAAAGGTACACGAGGACTGGTGGAGGTTTTACGAGAAAGTTAAGGGAAACGTAATTGTCCTCTCGCCCTACAACAAAGAGACCACAGAGAAGCTATTGTCCGCGATTGGGCTCAGGGAGGAGTTCACGTATAACAAGGGGAAGACGAAGCCAAGCAGGGAAGCAATGAAGGACGTGAACGAGGACCCCCTAAACTTGGTGGTCATTGGTACCTCTCCCTTAGACCTCCTCTCGGCTAGGTTCTTCGACTCGAGGATAAAGGTCGTGTGTGTAAGCAGATACAGGGACTGCTCCAAGTACTCCCCCTACCTTCAGGAGCCCAACTTGGACAAGGCCTATGAGAGCATGAGGAGGCTCAAGCTAATCTAG
- a CDS encoding glycine cleavage system protein H: MRILDFEFPDDLLYDEEKHVWIKKEGDEILVGITSLGQYMAGKVFQISVKEEGEEVNPRSTIFSIESPKWVGKFRLPVEGRVVKVNREVVENPSLINERPYEAWIVRIKVTKFHKEFKTLKEVEDKFREEVERVAR, encoded by the coding sequence ATGAGAATTTTGGACTTCGAGTTCCCAGACGACCTCTTGTACGACGAGGAAAAGCATGTGTGGATAAAGAAGGAAGGAGACGAGATCCTGGTAGGCATAACCAGTTTGGGCCAATACATGGCTGGAAAGGTCTTCCAGATATCAGTCAAGGAGGAAGGGGAAGAGGTAAACCCTAGGTCCACGATCTTCTCCATAGAGAGTCCAAAGTGGGTGGGGAAGTTCCGCCTGCCTGTGGAGGGCAGAGTAGTGAAAGTTAACAGGGAGGTAGTGGAGAACCCCTCCCTGATAAACGAGAGGCCCTACGAGGCATGGATAGTCAGGATAAAGGTGACGAAGTTCCACAAGGAGTTTAAGACCCTCAAGGAGGTTGAGGATAAGTTCAGGGAGGAGGTAGAGAGGGTTGCAAGATAA